A stretch of Spirosoma oryzicola DNA encodes these proteins:
- a CDS encoding class I SAM-dependent DNA methyltransferase, giving the protein MIGRSEEFEKMFRIEEQLWWYRILHERVVDTIVHFFNGRRDVSILDAGCGTGGLLHFMRERGYTMLRGIDGSSDAVDFCHERGLPVQLVNLNELTGFEPDVLYDVIVCNDVFCYFNNDDLTRLLRQLARRLKPGGILISNNNAFGIFQGQHDLAVGSTRRFVQADFDRLMPPTGLNIVRATYWSFLLAPLIVAMRQWQSWQLRLGWRRAENAQSDVYLPSSWVNKTLYTIVRLEGKLFQRTPFGSSLFIVSKPTQAVE; this is encoded by the coding sequence ATGATTGGACGTTCGGAAGAGTTCGAAAAAATGTTTCGGATAGAGGAGCAGTTGTGGTGGTATCGCATCCTGCACGAGCGGGTAGTTGATACGATCGTCCACTTTTTTAACGGTCGCCGTGATGTATCCATTCTGGATGCGGGCTGTGGAACGGGTGGGCTACTGCATTTCATGCGAGAACGGGGTTATACAATGCTAAGAGGCATTGACGGTTCATCGGATGCGGTCGATTTCTGTCACGAACGAGGGCTTCCCGTTCAACTCGTGAATTTGAATGAACTGACCGGTTTTGAGCCAGACGTCTTGTATGATGTAATTGTTTGCAACGACGTTTTTTGCTACTTCAACAACGACGACCTGACCCGCTTATTGAGGCAACTGGCGCGTCGGCTTAAGCCCGGTGGTATTCTAATCAGCAACAACAACGCGTTTGGAATCTTTCAGGGGCAGCACGACCTGGCTGTAGGCAGCACCCGACGGTTTGTCCAGGCCGATTTTGACCGATTGATGCCACCCACTGGTTTAAACATTGTGCGGGCAACCTACTGGAGCTTTTTATTGGCACCGTTGATTGTAGCGATGCGGCAATGGCAAAGCTGGCAGCTACGTCTTGGCTGGCGTCGTGCCGAAAATGCGCAGTCCGATGTATATTTGCCTAGTTCGTGGGTTAACAAAACGCTGTATACGATTGTGCGGCTCGAAGGAAAGCTGTTTCAACGAACCCCATTTGGCAGTTCGCTGTTTATTGTCTCGAAACCCACGCAGGCTGTCGAGTAG
- a CDS encoding winged helix-turn-helix transcriptional regulator, with protein MSDNTNTQAISDVDQPVLKKSLDVICGKWRLYIIYQLSEQDRRYGELRRMIPDVSEKILIQELKALVTLGVVRKTSFSEVPPRVEYGLTEKTRKILPILKQIMEIGEAFLVA; from the coding sequence ATGAGTGATAACACTAACACACAAGCCATTTCTGATGTTGACCAACCTGTTCTAAAAAAATCACTTGACGTTATCTGTGGTAAATGGCGACTGTACATTATTTATCAGTTGAGTGAGCAAGATCGGCGGTATGGTGAATTGCGTCGTATGATCCCCGATGTCAGCGAAAAGATTCTTATTCAGGAATTAAAAGCTTTGGTAACATTGGGTGTAGTCCGGAAGACTTCCTTCAGCGAAGTGCCACCACGCGTAGAATACGGTTTGACCGAAAAGACGCGTAAAATTTTGCCAATTCTAAAGCAAATAATGGAGATCGGTGAAGCGTTTCTTGTAGCGTAA
- a CDS encoding glycosyltransferase family 2 protein, with protein MELSVVIPVYNSERTIGPLLERLQTCLSSRMFDVVLVNDGSSDNSEIVCQQLVDAYANVRFISLRRNFGEFNAVLCGLNHAKGQYVVIIDDDFQNPPEAIITLLTKVTTEGFDVVYSYYASKKHHWFRNMGSRLVNTLTTYSLGKPRDLYLSSFKLIRREVVEEIIKYKGPYPYIDGLIFRVTRNIGRVEVPHNSRAEGRSNYTAKKLVALFLNVFIGYSLWPIRIFTISGALLFSLGLLAGIFMGISWLTGITNPSGWFVVGWIVVFATGIQLLFLGILGEYLGKLFMAHSGLPPYVEKSQRERQLMDRRP; from the coding sequence ATGGAACTAAGCGTGGTCATACCCGTCTATAATAGCGAGCGAACGATTGGCCCGCTGCTGGAACGGCTGCAAACCTGCCTGTCGAGCCGGATGTTTGACGTGGTGCTGGTAAATGATGGGAGTAGCGATAACTCAGAAATTGTTTGTCAGCAGTTGGTCGATGCCTATGCCAATGTCCGCTTCATCTCGCTGCGCCGTAATTTTGGTGAGTTCAACGCCGTTCTGTGCGGTCTGAATCACGCTAAGGGACAGTATGTGGTCATTATTGATGACGATTTCCAAAATCCTCCCGAAGCAATCATAACGTTGCTTACGAAGGTAACTACGGAAGGTTTCGACGTAGTGTACAGCTATTACGCCAGTAAAAAACATCACTGGTTTAGAAACATGGGCAGTCGACTGGTAAACACCCTGACGACTTACTCGTTGGGTAAGCCGCGTGACTTGTATTTATCCAGTTTCAAGCTGATCCGTCGCGAAGTGGTCGAGGAGATTATCAAATACAAAGGACCTTATCCGTACATCGACGGACTGATTTTTCGCGTAACGCGTAACATTGGCAGGGTAGAAGTACCGCACAACAGCCGGGCCGAAGGACGATCAAACTACACCGCCAAGAAATTGGTAGCCTTGTTCTTGAACGTATTTATCGGTTATTCGCTCTGGCCAATTCGCATCTTTACCATAAGCGGAGCTTTGTTATTCAGTTTGGGTTTACTGGCAGGTATTTTTATGGGAATCAGTTGGCTGACCGGGATAACGAACCCGTCCGGTTGGTTTGTCGTTGGCTGGATCGTTGTATTTGCTACCGGAATACAACTGCTTTTTCTTGGTATTCTTGGTGAGTACTTGGGTAAATTGTTCATGGCTCATAGCGGATTGCCACCTTATGTCGAAAAAAGTCAACGGGAAAGGCAATTAATGGACAGAAGGCCATGA
- a CDS encoding DUF1684 domain-containing protein produces MLKNKYLLVGLVLLGFVIVYFSFFDGAGSSSSAALDASVDREAYSQQIKQEREKKDQTFKTGADSPLPDKAGFNGLSYFPADPAYRVTARLEPFADKTQKLVVRMSDGSEEVYDKFAHAVFNLNGETCRLLIVRVQDTYSILFRDATSGQETYGGGRYLEINPAQLTDSQVLLDFNTAYNPYCAYNPTYACPLPPAENKLTTAVKAGERYH; encoded by the coding sequence ATGCTAAAAAACAAATACCTGCTGGTAGGACTGGTACTATTAGGCTTCGTTATTGTGTACTTCAGTTTTTTTGACGGCGCGGGTTCCAGCTCTTCGGCAGCGCTTGACGCGTCGGTCGATCGTGAAGCCTATAGCCAGCAGATAAAGCAGGAGCGGGAAAAGAAAGATCAGACATTCAAGACCGGTGCAGATTCACCGCTACCGGATAAAGCTGGCTTCAACGGTCTTTCCTATTTCCCGGCTGACCCTGCCTATCGCGTCACCGCCCGTCTAGAACCCTTTGCTGATAAAACCCAAAAGCTTGTCGTGCGGATGAGCGACGGTTCCGAAGAGGTGTATGATAAGTTTGCGCATGCGGTATTCAATCTTAACGGCGAGACATGCAGGCTACTGATTGTACGCGTTCAGGATACGTATTCGATCCTTTTCCGCGATGCGACTTCGGGCCAGGAAACATACGGTGGAGGTCGCTATCTGGAAATCAATCCCGCGCAACTAACCGATTCGCAAGTGTTGCTAGACTTCAACACGGCTTATAATCCGTATTGTGCCTATAACCCGACTTATGCCTGCCCACTGCCTCCGGCGGAAAACAAGCTGACGACGGCCGTAAAAGCCGGCGAGCGCTATCACTAA
- a CDS encoding PASTA domain-containing protein: MAKISTRSFPDLLIQIGIIAALVAVLFLGFFFVYLPFTTNHGQTITVPDVSKLSLDETKNILDDRNLRYEVSDCTFVAGAQPLTVVQQYPRANVKVKEGRKIYITVTKRVAPMVSMPNLVDMIDRSAARTLESLGLAEGERTYVPDVAKNSVLRQLYNGKEIAPGTPVPKGAKIDLEVGDGLGNTMFAVPNVVGLQLDEAEAAIRGSNLKVGTKISVEDPEKEVGTVVRQRPEARSGERIRVGETMDLWVVGPIEPNQE, encoded by the coding sequence ATGGCTAAAATCAGCACCCGTTCTTTTCCTGACTTGCTGATTCAGATTGGCATCATTGCGGCTCTGGTAGCCGTTCTATTTCTGGGCTTTTTCTTTGTTTATCTACCGTTTACGACCAATCACGGTCAGACGATTACCGTACCGGACGTTTCGAAACTGAGTCTTGACGAGACGAAGAACATTCTGGACGACCGTAACCTGCGCTACGAAGTAAGCGACTGCACGTTTGTTGCCGGAGCCCAGCCACTAACGGTTGTGCAGCAGTATCCGCGCGCCAACGTCAAAGTAAAAGAAGGCCGTAAGATTTACATCACCGTGACAAAGCGGGTAGCGCCTATGGTGTCTATGCCTAATCTCGTTGATATGATCGACCGAAGTGCGGCCCGGACGCTGGAATCGCTTGGGCTGGCTGAAGGCGAACGGACCTACGTGCCCGATGTCGCCAAAAACTCAGTACTGCGCCAACTGTATAACGGCAAAGAAATCGCACCGGGAACACCCGTACCAAAAGGGGCAAAAATTGATCTTGAGGTCGGTGACGGTTTAGGAAATACGATGTTTGCGGTTCCAAACGTTGTAGGGTTGCAACTTGATGAGGCAGAAGCGGCTATTCGCGGTTCGAACTTAAAAGTTGGTACGAAAATTTCCGTTGAAGATCCTGAGAAAGAAGTAGGTACTGTCGTTCGTCAGCGGCCTGAAGCCCGGTCGGGTGAGCGAATCCGTGTTGGCGAAACGATGGATTTGTGGGTCGTGGGACCGATTGAACCCAATCAGGAATAA
- the miaA gene encoding tRNA (adenosine(37)-N6)-dimethylallyltransferase MiaA — MKTLLIVAGPTAVGKTALCVRLAKSLQTDVVSADSRQLYRELNIGTAKPTKSEMQGVRHHFVDSHSITDSVNAGRYERECLALLTTLFAEKDIVILSGGTGLYINAVCFGLDDMPVVDADLRQHLRDRWQTEGLAILQHELSQLDPAYVETADMQNPARVLRALEVCLSTGLPYSSFRRQQPAQRPFQSVFVALDRPRDELYARIDARMDAMLSAGLVDEAQSLVAFRDLSALQTVGYQEIFPYLDGAYNYEEMTRLLKRNSRRYAKRQLTWFHNQGDYTWFRPDDDEAILSLVANQQQ; from the coding sequence TTGAAGACACTGCTCATTGTAGCTGGGCCTACAGCTGTAGGCAAGACGGCACTTTGCGTCCGACTTGCTAAATCACTGCAAACGGATGTTGTTTCGGCAGATTCACGACAACTGTATCGTGAGCTGAACATTGGCACCGCTAAGCCAACAAAGAGTGAGATGCAGGGCGTGCGCCATCATTTTGTTGACTCGCATTCGATTACTGACTCAGTCAATGCCGGCCGCTACGAGCGCGAATGCCTAGCTTTATTGACTACTCTGTTTGCGGAAAAAGATATTGTAATTCTATCAGGGGGGACCGGACTTTACATCAATGCGGTGTGCTTTGGCCTCGACGATATGCCGGTTGTAGACGCCGACCTGCGTCAGCACCTGCGCGACCGCTGGCAAACAGAAGGTTTGGCAATACTTCAGCACGAATTGTCGCAACTCGATCCGGCATATGTCGAAACGGCTGATATGCAGAACCCCGCCCGAGTTTTACGCGCGTTGGAAGTTTGTCTGTCAACCGGGCTGCCTTATTCGTCGTTTCGTCGCCAGCAGCCAGCGCAGCGCCCGTTCCAATCTGTATTTGTTGCGCTGGATCGCCCGCGTGACGAATTGTATGCCCGCATCGATGCCCGAATGGACGCCATGCTCAGTGCTGGACTAGTAGACGAAGCCCAATCACTTGTTGCTTTTCGGGATTTATCAGCGTTACAAACGGTAGGGTATCAGGAGATTTTTCCGTATCTGGATGGCGCTTACAACTACGAGGAAATGACTCGTTTGTTAAAACGCAACTCACGACGCTACGCCAAACGGCAGCTCACCTGGTTTCATAATCAAGGTGACTACACCTGGTTCAGACCAGACGATGATGAGGCTATTCTTTCTTTGGTAGCCAACCAACAGCAATGA
- the lysM gene encoding peptidoglycan-binding protein LysM produces the protein MGLLSFFKGVGEKIFHNEQTAAPADPVQAEKVEPVRAQALLDHVKQLGLAYNSLTIKTKGDTVTLTGSVKSQEDSEKIALAVGNVEGVSAVDNQLTVAEQTPAGKFYTVKSGDSLSKIAKEVYGDPMKFGVIFEANKPMLKDPDLIYPDQVLRIPTL, from the coding sequence ATGGGGCTCTTATCATTTTTCAAAGGAGTAGGCGAGAAAATCTTCCACAACGAGCAAACAGCGGCACCTGCTGATCCAGTACAAGCCGAAAAAGTAGAACCTGTACGGGCACAAGCCCTGCTCGACCACGTAAAGCAGTTGGGGCTGGCTTACAATAGCTTGACTATTAAAACGAAAGGTGATACAGTAACGCTCACGGGTTCTGTTAAATCGCAGGAGGATTCGGAAAAAATCGCTCTGGCTGTCGGTAACGTAGAAGGAGTGAGCGCCGTTGACAACCAACTTACGGTTGCTGAGCAAACACCCGCTGGCAAGTTCTATACGGTGAAATCCGGTGATTCGCTCTCAAAAATCGCTAAGGAAGTGTATGGCGACCCGATGAAATTTGGTGTCATTTTCGAGGCTAACAAGCCAATGCTGAAAGATCCCGATCTGATTTATCCGGATCAGGTGTTGCGGATTCCGACACTGTAA
- a CDS encoding sugar 3,4-ketoisomerase: protein MAKLYELKTFISDTGNLTVFENVIPGTIQRVFYIYGAGQNPRAGHRHHRTWNALVCLNGSCQVYNHNGYVENTYFLDNPTKCLVLEPEDWHIMDNFSSDAILLVISNALYDKDDYIYEPYPNSRRLNEPELVNAR from the coding sequence ATGGCGAAACTTTACGAGCTTAAAACGTTTATTTCTGACACGGGAAATCTGACTGTTTTTGAAAATGTGATTCCTGGCACGATTCAGCGCGTTTTTTACATCTACGGAGCAGGCCAAAACCCTCGCGCAGGTCACCGTCACCACCGTACCTGGAATGCACTCGTTTGCCTAAATGGCAGTTGTCAAGTGTATAATCATAACGGGTATGTAGAAAATACCTATTTTTTGGATAATCCTACGAAGTGTCTGGTGTTAGAACCCGAAGACTGGCATATTATGGATAATTTCTCATCGGATGCAATCCTGCTCGTTATTTCAAACGCGTTGTACGACAAGGACGACTACATCTATGAGCCTTACCCAAACAGCCGCCGACTTAATGAGCCGGAGCTGGTCAATGCCCGATGA
- a CDS encoding outer membrane beta-barrel protein: MNRLRATTLAFLVGTVSAFSQSNFEGGVKGGATFTHGHTTIPSVALTSTVSVPQLDNQSNGVGTGYSFGIWGRQNFNKFYIQVEVDYNRFVLKQKTNFSVPAAVAAVLAGQTLPPQVPAATPAGISTVSESVLESVNVPILFGKKWADGKVRAFIGPNLLFTNKAQAKRTSTATIATLTIPTPETTSDLKNPNPNSPTEKILEVKSFTYAAEVGVGYTFFNRLDLDARYAVPVGGVYKNKDITGYLGIATVSLGLRLF, from the coding sequence ATGAACCGATTAAGAGCTACTACACTAGCCTTTTTAGTGGGTACAGTATCTGCATTTTCGCAAAGTAATTTCGAGGGTGGCGTCAAAGGAGGAGCTACATTCACCCACGGCCACACAACGATTCCTTCCGTTGCCTTGACTTCTACTGTTTCGGTACCTCAGTTAGACAACCAGAGCAACGGTGTTGGAACCGGTTATTCGTTTGGCATCTGGGGGCGGCAGAATTTCAACAAATTCTACATCCAGGTTGAAGTCGATTACAACCGGTTTGTACTGAAGCAGAAAACAAATTTCAGCGTCCCAGCGGCTGTGGCTGCGGTTTTGGCTGGTCAAACGCTGCCCCCGCAAGTACCGGCAGCTACTCCTGCGGGCATTAGCACCGTTTCGGAATCAGTACTTGAATCGGTGAACGTACCGATTCTGTTCGGAAAAAAATGGGCTGATGGAAAAGTGCGGGCCTTTATTGGCCCCAACCTGCTGTTTACAAACAAAGCTCAGGCAAAACGGACTTCTACTGCAACGATTGCAACGCTTACTATTCCAACGCCAGAGACAACATCGGACCTAAAAAATCCAAATCCAAACAGTCCAACGGAGAAAATTCTGGAAGTCAAATCGTTTACCTACGCGGCTGAAGTTGGTGTAGGCTATACATTCTTTAATCGTCTGGATCTTGATGCCCGCTACGCCGTTCCGGTCGGTGGCGTCTACAAGAACAAAGATATTACTGGCTATCTCGGTATCGCGACCGTGTCGCTCGGCCTCCGGCTCTTTTAG
- a CDS encoding rhodanese-like domain-containing protein, translated as MDITVQELKERLDKGEKLNLIDVREPNEYEADNIGARLIPLGDLPYQLDELDGLQDEEVIVHCRSGKRSEMAQQILEQNGFNNVRNVIGGMLAYRAQ; from the coding sequence ATGGACATTACCGTACAAGAATTGAAGGAACGGCTTGATAAAGGCGAAAAATTGAATCTTATCGATGTTCGCGAGCCAAACGAATACGAAGCGGATAACATTGGTGCACGGCTTATCCCACTGGGTGATCTGCCATACCAACTGGACGAACTGGACGGTTTGCAAGACGAAGAAGTGATTGTTCACTGCCGGTCGGGAAAGCGTAGCGAAATGGCTCAGCAGATTCTTGAGCAAAATGGCTTCAACAATGTTCGCAACGTAATTGGCGGTATGCTGGCTTACCGCGCTCAGTAA
- a CDS encoding DegT/DnrJ/EryC1/StrS family aminotransferase — translation MIPFLDLGRINEPHQARVREATHRVLQSGWYITGREVEQFERQFAHFCGTRHCIGVANGLDALTLVLKAWDFPANSEVIVPSNAYIASLLSVTLANLTPVFVEPDPHTYLVDPSRIEAAITGQTKAILPVHLYGRCCAMGPIRELAERYNLLILEDAAQAHGAIYDGQRAGSLGDASGWSFYPSKNLGALGDAGAITTNDDLLADRLRSLRNYGSSQKYVNDYIGHNSRLDELQAAILVAKLPYLTTENEVRRKLAKLYLQGIDNPDVLLPPTDQVEQDVWHLFVIRHPRRDALRLFLQERGIGTDVHYPIPPHRQRAYKEYAHYSFPISEQLHREVVSLPLNTALTEREVSYIIDTINQFGG, via the coding sequence ATGATTCCTTTTCTGGATTTAGGGCGTATCAATGAACCCCATCAGGCGCGGGTACGGGAAGCGACCCACCGGGTCTTGCAGTCGGGTTGGTACATAACCGGTCGAGAGGTTGAGCAGTTCGAACGGCAGTTTGCTCATTTTTGCGGCACCCGCCATTGCATCGGTGTCGCTAACGGTCTTGATGCTTTGACGTTAGTGCTAAAAGCTTGGGATTTTCCGGCGAACAGCGAAGTAATTGTACCATCGAACGCTTACATTGCATCACTGCTGAGTGTTACGCTGGCGAATCTCACACCTGTTTTCGTTGAACCCGATCCGCACACCTATCTGGTTGATCCTAGTCGTATAGAAGCCGCTATTACGGGTCAGACAAAAGCGATTCTACCGGTTCATCTGTACGGTCGTTGCTGTGCTATGGGCCCGATCCGGGAGTTAGCTGAACGCTATAACCTGCTTATTCTGGAAGACGCGGCTCAGGCGCACGGAGCCATTTACGATGGACAGCGGGCCGGTAGTCTTGGAGATGCATCAGGGTGGAGTTTTTATCCGAGTAAGAATCTGGGTGCTTTAGGCGATGCTGGGGCTATCACAACCAACGACGATCTCCTTGCCGACCGATTGCGCTCTTTGCGCAATTACGGCTCGTCCCAGAAATACGTCAACGATTACATTGGTCACAACAGTCGTCTGGACGAGTTACAAGCCGCTATTTTAGTCGCCAAGCTGCCTTACCTAACGACTGAAAATGAAGTGCGGAGAAAGCTGGCTAAGTTGTATTTACAGGGCATCGACAATCCTGATGTGCTTTTACCCCCAACGGATCAAGTCGAGCAGGATGTCTGGCATTTGTTTGTGATCCGGCATCCCCGTCGTGACGCGTTACGATTGTTTTTGCAGGAACGGGGTATTGGCACCGATGTGCACTACCCGATTCCGCCCCATCGGCAGCGAGCCTACAAAGAGTATGCTCACTATTCTTTTCCTATTTCGGAGCAGTTGCACCGGGAAGTTGTCAGCTTGCCCTTGAATACGGCGTTAACAGAACGTGAGGTCAGCTACATCATTGATACCATAAACCAATTCGGAGGATGA
- a CDS encoding riboflavin synthase, which produces MFTGIIESTGLVAGIESEGTNLTFRIESTMASELKIDQSVSHNGVCLTVTSVADGSYTVTAVDETLKKTNLGNLQVGAQVNLERCMPANGRFDGHIVQGHVDQTGICTSVQDLNGSWLFDFQYDPNLAGNVTVEKGSICINGVSLTVFNSHDDGFRVTIIPYTYEHTNFRDLKPGDIVNLEFDVVGKYIKKMLVGYR; this is translated from the coding sequence ATGTTTACTGGAATTATAGAATCGACTGGCCTGGTGGCTGGTATTGAGTCAGAAGGTACGAACCTGACCTTTCGGATCGAGTCAACAATGGCTTCCGAATTGAAAATTGACCAAAGCGTTAGCCATAACGGTGTATGCCTCACCGTTACGAGCGTTGCCGATGGGAGCTATACCGTTACGGCGGTTGACGAAACACTGAAAAAAACCAATCTGGGAAATCTTCAGGTAGGTGCACAGGTGAATCTCGAACGCTGTATGCCCGCTAATGGTCGGTTCGATGGCCATATCGTACAGGGGCACGTTGACCAAACCGGGATTTGCACGAGTGTGCAGGACCTGAACGGAAGCTGGCTGTTCGATTTTCAGTATGACCCCAATCTAGCCGGTAACGTAACGGTCGAGAAAGGCTCTATCTGCATCAATGGTGTTAGCTTAACCGTTTTCAATTCACACGATGACGGTTTTCGGGTAACGATCATTCCTTACACGTATGAGCACACGAACTTCCGCGATCTGAAACCGGGAGATATTGTTAATCTTGAATTCGACGTTGTAGGGAAGTACATCAAAAAAATGCTGGTTGGCTATCGGTAA
- a CDS encoding T9SS type A sorting domain-containing protein yields the protein MNKSLPVYLCQHRLRVLTSLLLLLTCLLSASTGVAQNSLSLPFFDDFSKTYGTNGQQPNPALWQSGSGVYINNTMGINQPTVNVATFDGLRANGMPYVQNNQLAQGYTDTLASRPINLAGQTTASGVYLSFFYQIKGLGESPDAGSISVTTSRSVVAGDTITRFDTIVTQPGDSLILQFLGSDNAWRKVWAAVGDTTNNNFVQVFVPVSNAVYFHSGFAFRFRSFGRASGPFDTWNLDYVYLNRGRSANDRFVKDAAMRQALGPFFKRYTAMPLSQYLVQPELETADSIKTDIRNLNNVFNSLKSNFIVRDEVSGRTVQVDTARATNQFQIGGLELFPRAVRPQPVRSLTGATRAILRYEYNVETTDDQNVTIPGGVLKQNDTISARAVLDNYYAYDDGSWEYGLQLGPRERVAVRFILNKPDTMAGIQACIVPFRTNQTGQPFVITVYGNATRNTNGGATGQPGVVLYQKAFTVQYPASRNEFVYFPFDRGIAVQDTFYIGYQQISTSDTTFLRLGFDKNSPFGAQIFYSGGTVWEQNRPQVSQTGGVGLNLSGAFMLRAVMGGKGNGLVTAINEPEPLAPLLAYPNPTNGLIRWENPRLTRVDVMSLTGQILRSVEPSRGQQTLDLSYLPDGLYLLRLLENERTAVQKLIIQH from the coding sequence ATGAATAAATCGCTACCTGTTTATCTTTGTCAGCACAGGCTACGTGTGCTGACGAGTCTATTGCTGCTATTAACTTGCTTGCTGTCAGCGTCAACGGGAGTTGCTCAGAACTCATTGAGTTTGCCTTTCTTTGACGATTTCTCAAAAACGTACGGCACAAATGGTCAGCAGCCAAATCCAGCACTCTGGCAATCCGGTAGTGGCGTTTACATCAACAATACGATGGGGATTAATCAGCCTACTGTCAACGTGGCGACGTTTGATGGGTTACGGGCTAATGGAATGCCCTACGTTCAGAATAACCAGCTTGCCCAGGGTTACACGGATACGCTTGCATCTCGGCCAATTAATCTGGCTGGGCAAACAACGGCCAGCGGTGTTTACCTGAGTTTTTTTTATCAGATCAAAGGATTAGGCGAATCGCCGGATGCGGGCAGCATATCCGTAACAACGAGTAGATCCGTTGTTGCTGGTGATACGATTACGCGATTTGATACCATCGTCACCCAACCGGGTGACTCCCTAATACTTCAATTTTTGGGTAGTGACAACGCCTGGCGAAAGGTGTGGGCAGCAGTAGGCGATACCACGAATAATAATTTTGTTCAGGTGTTTGTGCCGGTGAGTAATGCGGTCTATTTCCATTCGGGCTTTGCGTTTCGATTTCGTTCGTTTGGCCGGGCATCCGGACCATTCGACACCTGGAACCTTGATTATGTATACCTGAATCGAGGCCGTTCAGCAAACGACAGGTTTGTAAAAGATGCAGCCATGCGACAGGCACTTGGTCCTTTCTTCAAACGGTATACAGCTATGCCTTTGTCGCAGTATCTGGTTCAGCCTGAATTAGAGACGGCGGACTCGATCAAGACCGATATTCGAAATCTTAACAATGTATTCAACAGTCTGAAGTCGAACTTTATCGTTCGAGATGAGGTATCGGGGCGGACTGTGCAGGTTGATACCGCCCGAGCGACCAATCAATTTCAGATTGGCGGATTAGAGTTATTTCCTCGAGCTGTCCGACCACAACCGGTCAGGAGTTTGACCGGAGCAACTCGCGCTATCTTGCGTTATGAGTACAACGTAGAAACAACAGACGACCAAAACGTAACGATACCGGGTGGCGTCCTTAAACAGAACGATACGATCTCGGCGCGGGCGGTACTCGACAATTACTATGCTTACGACGATGGTAGTTGGGAATATGGGCTTCAATTAGGTCCCCGTGAGCGTGTAGCGGTACGTTTTATCCTGAATAAGCCCGATACAATGGCGGGTATTCAGGCTTGTATTGTGCCTTTCCGGACGAATCAGACCGGGCAGCCATTCGTCATAACAGTGTATGGCAATGCAACCCGAAACACCAATGGTGGGGCAACTGGACAACCGGGGGTTGTCCTTTATCAAAAAGCGTTTACCGTACAATACCCGGCCTCGCGCAACGAATTTGTTTACTTTCCATTTGACCGAGGCATAGCGGTTCAGGATACGTTTTATATCGGCTATCAACAAATCAGTACGAGTGACACTACTTTTTTGCGTTTGGGATTTGACAAAAACAGCCCTTTTGGCGCACAGATATTTTATAGTGGGGGTACTGTCTGGGAGCAAAACAGGCCCCAGGTTAGTCAGACCGGTGGCGTTGGCTTAAATTTGTCGGGTGCGTTCATGCTTCGCGCAGTGATGGGCGGAAAAGGCAATGGTCTTGTCACGGCCATTAACGAACCCGAACCACTAGCTCCGTTACTGGCTTACCCTAATCCAACGAATGGACTTATCCGCTGGGAAAATCCGCGGCTGACGCGGGTTGACGTAATGAGTTTAACAGGGCAAATCCTACGCTCAGTCGAACCAAGCCGAGGGCAGCAAACGTTAGACCTAAGTTATTTGCCTGATGGCCTGTACCTGCTCCGATTGTTGGAGAACGAGCGGACAGCCGTACAGAAACTGATTATTCAGCACTGA